TAGAATTACCGTGTATATGGTCATAATTTATTATAGATTGCTACATTTATGCCATGGTATCCCATCATATTTGTGATCAGGTACAATGTCTGatatctgtaagaaatgagggaTAGTATGTGTAAGGGAGATGAATGCAAAAGTTTGCAATAAATACCACTACTAAgttaatatcccaaagagaagattaaaagggGGGACtatttctacaaaaatatttatagcagctcttttttgtagtgcaaagaattggaaattgaggagatgctcccatttggggaatggctgagcaagttatAATATAAGATTGgggtggaatattattgtgcaggatgatttcaggaaaaaaaaaactggaaagacaacATAAAGTGATGAAAAGGATAATTGATGACTCAGGCTATACTTTCCATGAGCATGCTCACATGTTAGAAATAACCCAgaagatgatttttattattattttttccccctgaggctggggttaagtgacttgcccagggtcactcagctaagtgtctgagattagatttgaactctggtcctcctgaattcaaggctggtgctctatccactgcgccacctagctgcccccacttttATTATTGATACACTATTCCCAATTCCCAAGTGATACCATCATAGTTCTGGATTTGGTGTCAGAAGAGTCATACTCTTTCATTCTGCTCCCTATAGCCCTCACCCTGGTTTAGGCTCCCAATCCCTCTTGCCTGGCCTATTCTATTCATCTCCTAATGGTTCCCTACCTCCCATCGTTTCCCATTCCAATCCTTCCTCCTGGTTCTAAAGCACACAGCTGACCAATGAACCACTAggcaattattaagcaccaaatATGTGCCAAGAGCTATGCTGAGTGTTGGAGGCTATCAAGAAAAGCCTCAAACTAGCAACTCCCTCCCTGCTCCAAAAATCTCAGTGACTCCCTCTTACCTCTAGAACAAAAGAGCAAATTCTCCCAGTCTAGCACTTAAAACCCTTTACATTATGGCTCAATTGCTGGAGTTTTCCTAATTGTTTGCTCTAGAAGCAAATACCTTTCCTTCCCGGGAaggttccttccttccctcagtttcttcctgcAGAGATTGGACTAGTGACCTCCAAGAGTCCTTCAAACTCTGAACATAGGATCTTCAATAAAGAACAGCAACAGAGCTCATCAGGCCAGTCCCTGGGCTTTTGGTGATGGGATCCCATTGGAATGGTCATGAATGATTAAGCAGCTGCTTGCAGGGACCCACCCTCCACTCTGGCTTTGGGTCCAAGTTACAGCCCACTGAAGTCAGCTGAGCCAGGGAGCTCTCACATCTCCTGGAACACTTTCACTGAGCATTTGGCTGAGAAATCTGTCATCTTGATCCAAGTGGATTGTGGttgaataaaatcaaataaaaaaaaaagaaaagaaaattttctttgaattcctctAAAAAGAGACAGTTGGGGTAATAAAACAATTGCTGGATCTTAAAAGATTCAaatcttgttttcctcatttatcaGCAAGTTAATTAACTTCAAAAGAGTTGATTACCATCTGCAGGCCAAAATTGTTTTCACTATAGAACGAAGGGGTTAATCTAGATGGTTTTTAGGGCGCTAtgacctttctgagcctcagtttccttctctgtaaaatgagattgagaTGCCCTCTGAGGCTTCTGTCACCTCTAAGACTTTAATCCTAACATCCCATTCCAGAGGATCAAACTCCAAGATGGAACTGGCCAAAAAGATAAAACTAGGAACCAAACCAATTTCATTCACATGGGAAGCAGGCTGGGACTCTTTAAAATGCCAGATGTCCGTTATTATTACTAAAAAGAATTTTATCATACACTTGATAACTATCAGATAATCAAAGGGaccaacaaaacaagaaataaaaccaGGGCAAAATCATAAATAGAAATCTATTTACATTTCAGTAAGTGGAGATGAGGGTGGAGGAGCCTCATTTGTCCCCGTGGTATTACTGGGGGAGTCCTggggtctgggttcaaatccaagctcagcTAGGCCCCTGGGTGACAGaatagatagaatgctagacttggaagTTGTTATTCttgttcagtcgtgtccaactctcCAAGACAGGctcattctaaataaaaaataaaataaaatgacaaaaaaaaatgaatacaggcTTTGTTCtgtctaaaaagcaaaataaatgcaaCGCAAAACGGACTAGGGGCCTCTCCCACCCTCCCGAGCCTCCAGGAAGCCACTCTGCTTCTCCCACACGCTCTCTGAGGAAGGGGGCAACcattttcaaaggagaaaaagaagaaataaataagtgGAGAGTGACTTGTTCTAGGATCCTTTTTCTCTAAACTCCAAGAGAAAAGTTGAGAATGCAATGGAAAGCTTAATAAAGCTTACATTTACttagtttttttaaagtacagtgaagtactttacatatattatctcctttgacccTCCCAGGTACTCTTATTTGTGAGCCCattacacagatgaggaaatggagatttCCGAGATatggaaatgacttgtccagaatctcACAGCCTGTAAGTATCCTGTTCTCAGTCTAAcatcctcctccctcccaccccccaggCCTCCGCGGTGCCCTTTTCCAAACTGCGAGTCTTTGAAAGGAAACCGGAGTAGCTTCAGTTCGTCTCCCGAACTAACATTTAAGTGTCGGGGAGAAAATCAAACACCGCCTCGTCCTCTAGGAGGCAACATTCCACTTGGGAGTGACCGGAGACTCTCTTACAGGGTTAATTAATCGATTAACCGGCCTTCGTGGAGCGTCGGGCTCCGAAGCGCTGAGACGAGAGCGGGGTCGCGGCCTCCGCGCTCCCGAGCTAACGGGGGCCACACAGGAAAATCCCCCGCGCGCGAGACAGAGGCGGGATCCAGGGCAGATAACGGCCCAGgcaggctgggggaggggaggggcagaCCCTGGACTGGGGCCGAGGCTGGAGGGAGCCGGGCTGGAGCGGGAACGTCTGCGAGAGGAGCAAGAAGGGCGGCTGGGCCGGAGGCAGAGTGAGGGGGAGGCACGCGAAGCGGAGGGACGCAGACGCAGAGACGGGCTGGGAGAGatagggagaggagggagggggtgTGTCCCTCGGGCCGCAGCTCAGCTCTTCCCTGCGCGAGACCGAAGAGGTCCTCCGAGactgcctcgatttcctcatctgtgagcgGGGTGGACTAGCCGGGGCCTCGGGAGCGCATCGGAGAATCCCAAGGAAGACCCTGCGCTCTCTCCGAGTCCCGGGACAGGGGAGGGATGGGAGGCTCCCAGCGGCCTCCCTGTGCGGGGGGAGGCCGGGAGGAGGAGGCTTAGGACTTCgctgttgctgttcagtcacgTCTGGTTCTTTGCGGCCCCgttcggggttttcttggcaagatccCGCCGTGCTTTGGCggttccttccccagctcattttacagctgaggagcTGAGGTAAACGGGGTTAGGACTTGGGGGTCACTTCCCCCAACCCCCCGGTTTCCCGAGGACCTGGAGGGGCCCTTTCTCTGGGAGGGGGCTCGCGCTTGGCGCCCAGCCAGCCGGGCGGCCCAGGGGCGAGCGACTCTGGAGCCCGGGCCGCCTCCCCGGGAGACTTCGCCGGCGCTCCGCGACCTCGTTTTGGGACTTCgcggccccgcccccgcccgcCCTCTCGCTCCCTTTTCCCGGGGCCCCGAGCCCGGGATCGCCGCAGAGAGCGGAGGGCGGCCGGGCAGCAGCGCCGCAGCGCCCCGGGGTCCTTCTGAGCGTCCGAGCGTCCGTCGGGGCTGCCGGTGCGCGCGTCTCTCCGAGCCCGGGCCGCCGCGCAGGGAGGTCATGGCCACCCAGGAGCTCGCCCTGAAGCTGCAGCGGCGGCTCAGGTTGGAGCAGGAGTCCGAGGCCGCCCAGGGGCCGCAGCAGAACGGCCTCGACGGGGAGGGCCGCGGGCTGCCGGCCGAGTCGGCGCGGGCCCGGAACCGGAGCCCCCCGAAAGCCGCCCAGGAGCCGCCCGCCAAGGAACTCACGGCCAACGCCGACTCGGAGCTGAAGGCTCAGCTGAGCCGGCGCCAGAGCATCCACGAGGGCACGGCGCGGCCCCGGCCCAAGGTCTTCAAACCCCACACCGAGTTCCCGGAGTTCAGCCGCCGCCAGATCAAGGACATGGAGAGTCTCTTCCGACGGTGGGTGCGCTCCGCGAGGTCCCCCGCGCAGCCCTGTGCGCCGCggctccctgcctccctgccccCGAACTGCGGGGCGAGAGCGCCTCCCGGCTCCCGGGCTCCTGCCGGCTGGCCGCCCTCTGCCCCGGGGTCGGGGAGGGCAGACCCGCgcggaggggggaggagagggaagcgGCCTCTGTGGGTCCCCGCCCGGGGGGCTTAGGGACGTGGAGCTGGCTAGCTCCCCCCCTCCCATCCCCCTGGGCTGCCCTGGCGGCGGCGGAGCCGGGTACTCCGGGGGGCTCCCCGCGCGCGCCCCGGCTGCTAAAGAGGGAGCCCACATGTCTGTGCGGAAAGCCGGGGGGGGGGTTGGCTGGGCACCCCCGGGCTCAGCCTTAGCCCAGATCTCCCTCCCCCTCACGTCCCCcctgcctccccctccctctttttgcTTCCACCTTGAGAGGGTGCGGAAGGAGCCGTTCCTCCGGCCGGAGATAACCTTCCCTTTTCCAGGGAAGCCGCCGGCGCTCTCCTTTGGGAGAGTGAACCCGAGGGGGCGAAGCCGGCTGGGAACGGCCGAAAGCGAGGTGTGTGGAAAAGCCTCCTAGAGGCAGATAGCTGCCCTATCCCTGGGCAGACCAGCCATCCCCGCGCTCCTGCCTTGGTCTCCCTCCATGTCCCGGGGTCTTGGGCGGGGGCTGCCCCCCTGGGGTCGGGTCTGGCCTGGGTGGGGGCTGGGAGCGGCCCAAGGGCGGGTGATATAATGGGGTGAGGGAAGAACACTGAATCTGATAGCTCAGTAGGAGCGGGGCCTTCTACTCCATTCTCCAGAGCTTTGCATTGTGCCCCTTTTTTGGCTTTCTAccaagtacctggcacatagtaggccctttatctctgtaggcctcagtttccttatctgttaagtGAAGGGGAGTAGTATGGACTAGATGTCCTCCAAATTCATAGACTTAGAGGAGGAGGAACCCCAGAGGTCCTGTGTTCCAGACTTTACCCAAGACTTTTCCAAGATCCCGTAGCTAGGAAATGACAAAGTCCCACACAACTGGActgccttccctccttccctcctttgacCTTCCCACTCTGTCTTGTTTGTGCGCTGTCTTTGCCGGAGACTGGgagctccctgagagcaggggCCGGGCTTTTGCCATGTTTTTGCAGCCCCAGCATTCAGTGCCTGGCAGGTGTTAGGGGGTTAATAATGCCCGTGGACAGGTGGAGTTTCTAGCCCTCATTGGCTGTCATCTCTGTAGGTGTCAGGACTCAGCCACTTGACAAGTATTACTGAGTGTGTGCTATTCTGGGGTATAAAGCCCCCCCAAACCCCCCAAACCAGAACCCCCACAGTCCCGAAATGAGCCCAGTGAGGAAGAAGCAGATTCCCAGCAAGTAGAGCAGCCTGAGTCTGGCCGGAACCAGGCACTCAGACAGGGGGGCAGGGGACGGGCGCCAAGCCTGCGGAGTTAATGGCCCAGACTCTGGGCTTGTCCCCTTAAATATTGCTCTCCTGGTGGCCAGGCTGGCGCGCTCAGGGGACAGACTCGGAGCCTGTTGGGTGCATGCTGTGCAGCTTGGATTTCCTTGGAGATCCCAGGACCCCTTGCTGCCCCGCTCTGCCCATCAGAAGAGCCTTGGCGTCAGACTCGGGCCTTAATCAGCCTGCCTGACTGGCTCGTCCCTGAGAAAGGCACCTCTGGGAAATGTTTGTCCCCCAGACTTGTAAAGAAGCTCTGCAAGAGGCCCACCCAGTGTCTGGATCAGAGCTGTTGTAGTCTCGGGCGCTTGCCCCAGGATCACCTGGGACTTTTGGGATGAAACTTAGTGCTGAGAAATACTGGGCAGCTGGGTGCCCTGTGACAGCGGAGGCAACAGATGAGAAAAAACACAGAATCCAGCCTCCCTTCCAAAACAAACCCAACTACGCCAGTCCCCTACACAGCAAGCTCTGGTGACTCTCCATTACATCTAAGATCAAAGATTGCTCTCTTAgccttttaaagcttttcatcaCCTGACTCCAGTTTTATTACATGGCATCTGCAGTGTAGCCAAACTGATGATCTTTATCTCTCACCTCCATGCTTTTGCAGCTGGAATGCCATCCCTCCTCATCCTCTGCCCTTTAGaacttctaattttctttcagaCTTTACTCAGACACTCTCTCCTGTAGGAAAACTTTCCTTATCTCCCCCCGCCCCAGCCCCTCTTCCACAAAATTGGTTTGTTGTTTCTCAATAGATTTGCAGGACCTCAAAGTTTGGCCTGGTTGGTTGGTGTTTTGGGATTCCCAGCACCTCATACAGAGCTTGGCGTCTGGTAGGCACCTGATAAACTGCCTTTGGTTGGTTCTCCCAATAATAAGAACAGATGCTGGGGGGGAAGCAAAGCTTAGAAATGATCCAGCCCCCGTGGAGCTTACGTCAAGACAGGGGACATGTAAAATAAGTGGTGATGTGGACATTCGATGGTTAAGTGAAGAAGGTGCTTTGTAAGATCCAGAAGGGATGGAAGGGAAGCGGGATGGGGAACAGGTGTTCTGTAATAGTAGCTAATATCTGAGTTGCACTTAAAGATAGGTAGGAATTATTAAAACATCcattctttccactttacatgatgagggaggatgctagagcttgggccacagattggaggatcttagctgtgaaacaggtgccttGGTCTGAATCTATctgctccaccatcccataccctGAAATGATATGCTCAAGAAGTACTTTTACAACTACTGAGGCTGTTGCCCAGGCAAGGGGGATGGTctccacccataaggtcagatggtccactacgaccAACAAGTATTTGAGACGCCCCACTGACAGCAGCTcggtaaagtccacctgtatgctttggaaaggcctgataccaggagGCCTTCTCCCTTTTAGACTTGTCATTGGGCcgccctattcatcctctgacaaacaggacacccgctgACCAGTTGCCTGGTATTGTGTACAAGCCAGTGCCACAGACCTAGTCAGCACCACATCACACAGGTCTCGGacaccccaatgactgccctgatgtaaatgttggagtCTTACAATATGTAaacctgctgtggtcagtacctctctgccattagggaggagccagtgccctctttatcctcctgagcaCCAAGGCTTtagatttcctgcttctcttctggggtaagggaaagtggaggcattagaggcagaaatgccagaattagcaccatcatctACTCCATACTTACAGATTCCTTTTCTCCAGGCTGCTttgcctcctcatctgcaaagcagtttctcc
The Sminthopsis crassicaudata isolate SCR6 chromosome 4, ASM4859323v1, whole genome shotgun sequence genome window above contains:
- the LOC141540349 gene encoding EF-hand domain-containing protein D1-like, with protein sequence MATQELALKLQRRLRLEQESEAAQGPQQNGLDGEGRGLPAESARARNRSPPKAAQEPPAKELTANADSELKAQLSRRQSIHEGTARPRPKVFKPHTEFPEFSRRQIKDMESLFRRFAGPQSLAWLVGVLGFPAPHTELGVWEISKAQQEAN